TCAAATGATCTTTAATTTGGAACGAAGAAAGTAGTTTGAATCAGTGCTGATTTGAATCTGGATTTGGATTTAAGACAGTTCTCCACCAACTAACCACTCTCCAAGCCTCCGAATGTGATCTGACAGACACATTTGTTCCCATGAATTAGTTTGAGAATTCTTGGTGTTCCTTTTGTCAAATTTCTGTTTGCAATTTGAGACGTACGCAATTTGAGAATTCTTGGTGTTCCTTTTGTCAGATGTCTGTTTGCAATTTGAGATGCACGCTGTCTTGCCTATCGCTGGTTCATCTCTCGTGATATCTGAAAAGGCTTACATCCATGTTGTTCCATCTCCACTGGTAATATCAGAAATATATCTTGTATGGCACCGAACTAAGTCGAAAACAAGCAAAATAATTCTTCTATCATAATTTATCAATGCACTCCATTTCATTCATGTCAATTGTAACTTGTTTCATGTCATTTCAATAGACACTCGATGTGCAGGTATGATCCATTATTATTACTATTGGCTGTTGAGTATTACTGTTACTAGTTAAGTTCGTCGTGTCTCCCCTAAATTTTAGAGCACGATCAGCCATTAATCCCACCCGATCATCCAAGCAAAATATAGGTCTATCTAGTATGCAGTGAGAACTGGGCCGTGAACACAAGTCAGCCCTCGTTTAGGTGTGGGATGTCAAGTTTTTGAAGTTGAATTTTTTCATattaagtattaaatatagattaactataaaattaattacagaaattgtctgtaaactacgagacgaattaatgagtctaattaatttatcataagtacatagttactgtagcaatttagtgtctaattatagcctaaataggctcattagatgcgtctcgtaatttacaagcaaactatgtaattaattgtttatttcgtttagatttaatacttcatgtatgtaaGATTCTCgtttggaattttaaattttgcgaCTAAACAAAACCTCACTCAAAATGTATCAAAATCAAAGTTCAGATTCAGATTCAAACAAGTGAAATAGACGTAGAACCTACGGCAAAATATCTGTCCACCTGGCCCAATCGTCGCCCTCCCCTCATCCACACCACCACCAAcaaacctcctccgccgccgctgcagcgctccaccgccgccgcccctcccaacCGTCGCCTCGCCATTCCCCGCCTGAATCCCTAACGCCCATGGCCTCcgtctcccccgccgccgctgcagccgccgtcTCCGGCCCCCACCACGCccgtctcctcctcccctcctcgcttcgccgcctcccgcggccccgcccgcgccctcgtccgcgtctccgcctcgccgcctgccACGCGGATACGctgctcccctcctcctcctcatcggaggcccgcgcgccgccggccaccgcggtgGGGCCCTCCGCCGAATCTGCCACAGACTGTTTCGTCGACTggctgcgcgcgcgcgggctgcCCCCGGGCAAAGTGGATATCCGGGAGCGGCCGGTGCCCTGCCTGCGCGAGGGCGGGGACCGCCCGTTGCGCTACATCGCTGCCGGCGATGCCCTCCAGGTTAGTGCCGTAGGGCGTGGGTTTTGGATTCCGGCAGTAATGACGCGATCATGACCTGGATTTGGTTGGCTCCGTCGTTTGTTGTGCAGGCGGGGGATGTGGCGTTCGAGGTGCCCATGTCACTCGTCGTCACGCTGGAGCGGGTTCTCGGGGACGAATCAGTAGGTGAGATGGCCTCTGGCTCTGATACTCTCTCTATCTGGTTGTATTGAGCTCTATAACGCCTAGGAATTGGGGAATTCCGTTTCTTGTATGTACATACATTTGGCTATAATAATCGATTTAGCATCTCAGGAAATCAATAACTGCGCTGTTCCTGTCTCGCTTTTCGTTAAGATTGTATGCTCCACTAGTTTCTGTATTGACTCTTGAGTAGATGTCCTGAATACGGGTCTGTTGCATTTCTCAACATTTGAAGCATTTTTAGAAGAATCAAAAAATAAGAGGGACTGCTTTAGACTTTTAGGGCTTTCCCCAAAATATAGGCTGCTCGTCCCATTTTTATGTTTTGCCCTACTATGAGTTTTTGGTTATGCCCTTGTGGTATTTAACATTCTAGTTTGCAGCCACAGGCACACTTTTAGGTCAGATTCATGTGTGTATCAGGATTGCTCACACTTTCATTAGGATGTTTTGTTATTTAACCAGGATTGCAGAAAATCGATGTGATAATTCTGCTTCATCTGTATTAATGCATTGTTTGTATATGTTTGTGCGTGTGATGTTCGCAATCCCTACTGATCTGGCTTGGCaattctttgtggcactttatGTTCATGATGTTTCTCTTTTTAACCTGGGCGTGCCTAAAAGGGAACAATTTACATAAAAAGGGTAACAATTACCCACCCACACACTACATCACAGTGCTGTTTGCAGACATGAGGATATAAGTAATTGATTTATATGTTATGGATATGCCTGACAGTTTTTTGATATTTCTGCACCACATGCAGCTGAGTTGTTGACAAACAACAAGTTATCTGAGTTGGCATGCTTGGCTTTATATCTCATGTATGAGAAAAAGCAAGGAAAGGATTCATATTGGTACCCCTACATTAAGGAGCTCGACCGACACCGAGGAAGGGGACAACTAGCTGTGGAATCACCACTTTTATGGACTGAAAGTGAACTTGATTACCTGACTGGAAGCCCATTAAAGGAAAGTGATTTGACTATGTTTTATCTCAATGTATCATGATCACTTTTTGATGTGGAAGGATTAATCAATATTCTGTaagaaagatgaatatcctaacATAGATGATAATTTCAGGATGAAGTTGTTGCTAGAGATGAGGCGGTAAGGAGAGAGTATAATGAGCTTGACACAGTGTGGTTCATGGCAGGTTCACTGTTTCAGGTATTCCTTGATCTTccaaacatatttctttccatGACAGCCTAGTTGGTAAACTGATCCTCTTTCTCACTGATTCGTGTTGTGCAGCAATACCCTTTTGATATACCTACTGAGGCTTTTCCGTTTGAGATATTCAAACAAGCTTTTGTTGCAGTACAGTCTTGTGTGGTTCATCTGCAGGTAACATGTTGTGGGATGGATTTAGGCTTATACAAGTATTGTTGTGGTACCTGTTTCCTGTACATTTCTTTTATTTCTTCCTTGTTAAACTAAATGCTTATAATTTTTTCTGCAATTAGTATAAAGTGTAGGAAAATTTAGTGCTGAACTTCTGAACAGAAATACTCTCATTTGACTTATAGTTTGTTCTGCAATTAGTATAAAGTGTAGGAAATCCTCTCATTGACTTTTTTATACTTATTATTCATGAACAGAAAGTTAGATTAGCTCGAAGATTCACACTAGTTCCTTTGGGGCCACCACTATTGACCTACAAGAGCAACTGCAAAGCGATGTTGACAGCTGATGGTGATTCTGTTCGGTTGGTGGTGGATCGGCCATATAAAGCTGGAGAACCAATAATCGTCTGGTATTATGTTTTCTTCAGTTGCATAATTGCATTCATATACGTTCTTCCTCATGATATTTTGCAATCGGAGGGCTCATCAGTTAGTGTGGATTTGGTGCCTTGTTTTTGGTACATGTGTTCAAGACCTCAAATTATGTAGATTATACAGGTGTGGACCACAAACAAACTCCAGGCTGGTTCTGAACTATGGTTTTGTTGATGAAGACAATCCCTTTGATCGCATATCAATTGAGGTAAACAATCCCTTTTATGCGGTTTTCTTCTTTATTGTCTGGTTGTGTAACTCTGACTGAATACTGTTACAGGCATCGTTAAATACAGAAGATCCTCAATACCAAGAAAAAAGAATGGTTGCTCAGAGGAATGGAAAGCTTGCTATCCAAAATTTTAATGTGAGTTTTCTTCCCCCTTTTGTAGTGAAACTATAAGTTTTGAATATTAATATGCCTCGTTGAATCAGGTCTATGTAGGTAAAGAGAAAGAAACTGTTGCAGAAATGCTGCCTTACCTGAGATTAGGATACATTTCAGATCCGGATGAAATGCAGTCCATACTCTCTTCTGAAGGAGATACATGTCCAGTTAGTCTACCTACTCATCCTTGATGGTGCTACCTATTGCTTCATTGATTTGCTTGGGTGCTTCCAAAATATGATGTATACATACATGAGAGCACTTGCCCTGATACTTATTCAACATATTTTCCCTTTTTAGTCTGCTGTAATTAGGAACCTATTTGACCTAGTTTTGTGCTTCTTTATGATCCACTTTTATGGTTTCTGGGCATAGACCTAAAAGCCATTTCACACTAGATTCAATGTTATGGTGCTTCTTTCTGACAGGATGATCATCAGCTAATTGTTTGAACTAAAGCTAAACATGTGCCACCTGTTTGTCCCCAATCATTGCTAGGTTCAAACCAGCTCTGGACAATCTTGAGATTTTCTAGCTACACCGAAATGCTAATTTACCCTTGCACGGAGCCACGGACTTGTAATGAAAGGCAGAAAACACCATTTTGCAtgtaattttgaaaatttggtTGGCATTAAAGCTTTTCTTGAGGCATTATATTGGTAGTTTTCTATGCTTTGGATCATAGCCTAGTATATATTGTTGTTGCAGTTATTATATACTTAGCATATTGTCAATTGGATAGGTTCATGCTACTTAACATTAGGGTTTGTACTTGGTTGTATATGAATATGCATTCTTAGGTAACATATTGAAAAGTGGCTCTGATCCAACTGAAATGGTTCATGGTTGAGTACCTGTGTGCCATCACTTGCTGTAGACACTAGCTTGGGTAAAGGTAAAACTGTTGATAACCTAGGTATCCTTTTTGATTTGATGCCAAATGAAGATTTCTGGGTAGCAGTCTTAATGTGCGATATGTTTGTCCAGAATTTAACAATTTTTCTTACATATGGTGTATGTATTCTCTAGGTTAGTCCATGTACTGAGCGAGCTGTTCTTGATCAACTTGTTGGTTACCTGGAATCTCGATTGGCTGGTTATCCAACAACTTTGGATGAGGATGAAGCTATGGTAATGAGTTTAGTGGATTTTTATGAAGTGTTTCTTGACTGATTCTATACTTGCTGAATCATATGTTGTTGCTTTGGTTATTGCTAGTTGGCAGATGGCAGTTTGGAACCAAAGAAGGAAGTTGCTACAAGGCTTGTAAGGTTGGAGAAGAAGATGCTCCACGCCTGCCTCCAGGCTGCTAATGAGTTTATAAATGACTTGCCTGATCACACAGTATCACCTTGCCCTGCTCCATATGCCCCTGAACTGAAATGAGGTAATCACTGGCAATGGTCAACATGGATCAGTTTTTTATGTGTAGTACTGTAGTTTCTCAATTACACTAGCATGTAATTTCTTCATTTATCTTATAGATTGCatattgttttctttttcacaGATGGTCATACCATCAAGACTGTCAAAAATTGGTCAATGCGCAGAAAAGCATGCTCTATATGAGATCATTATATGTTGCAAGGTGGGAATGACATTTGCAAGAATCTGCTACATGTTTTCTGTAGAGATCAAATATATGTTAATTGCATTACAAGAAGGTAAATGAGATCTAATTTGGCAAATCAAAGCTGTACTTCATTGTCTGTGGCATGCCAAAAACACGCTACCTTGTACAGAtttattttgtcattaatatgtTACACCAGAAAATCCGTCAAAGTTATACTCTGCTAATGGTTACAAACTTTCGTGTTGCAGGGCTTCACAAATCTGGCCGTTCAGGTGCAATATGGATATCGTGCAGGCCTCAGCAGATGTGTTAGTTAGTTGCAATGCACAGAAGCGTGCATGAATGTTCTCTTTTTGTTAGCAGGTTTTGTATTGACGAAGTAGATTTCTGTATCTCTATTTTCTGATGAGCATGGGTTAGGAGTGCAATCATGAATCATGTACACGGCTGCGGACATACTTCCTTCTGTAGTTGTGTTCTGAGACGGCTGTCTGTCTTCAGGATTACTGAAAATAGCGCCCGGTCTGATGGATCTCTGCCTCCTCTTGGCTCTCCAGATGGCTCTGCGGTGTGAGAGATTGCAACTACGCGATGCATGCAGCCTTAATAAACTGAAAGCAGGAAAGCATCATCTATAAAGGCATCTGAAAGCTTCCAATAAATGACAGCTACATTTCTTGAAACCCTTCCAAATAAAAAGAAGTTTGCATATGCTGTGACGGATGAAGATTTAGTACAACAATCTCCGCGTAAATATCTACATGAAAAATCATCTTAAAATGCTCACAAAGTTGGTGCTTTTCCGCTTACTGCTCCGGGCATTGTTTCCTTACAAGTTCGACAAGCATTGGAATTGTTCCATGGGCATCTCGTCACTATGGTAGCAGCGTATAAGGTTAACTTGTCCGGAGAACCCAGTGTATATATGAGGTTAGAGCGTCTCCAGCCGGCCCTCCAAATGAGCCCCCATCTCTTGTTTTAGTCTTCCAGTGGAAAAAAACCATCTCCAACCGGGCCTCTAAACAAACCCCCATTTTAGAGAGGCCACCAAATTTTAATCCAAAACCCCTACAATTGGAGGCCCACTATTTTCACCGGGCctcttttttcccctttctcTGGTTCGCTCGCTGCCTCGCTCCATCCCGAATCCTCTGTCTGGTCCGCTCACTCCATCCCGAATCGCCGCCGCAGCACCCgactagccgccgccgctgccatcccgctcgccgtcgccagaGATCCTCGCCCGCCCCCGGTAGAATCCCCGCCATGGCCGGATCCGCCCCTCTGGGGGACGGACTGCCGGCTTGGGGCGGAGACAGCAACGGGCCGAGCCGGAccaggccgccaccgcgcctGGCCGGGGCGCCGCTGCCTCGCGGCATCTCCGGCGACGGGCGCCcaccccggccggccgcgcctacCTCGGCATCGAAGAAACGCCGCTCGACATTCGTGGCACCCACACGACCGGCGGGTCCTCCTCCCGGCGGCGTCCTACCTCGCCAGAACCTCGACGCCAGGGTTGATCCCGTCGGCGTCCGGCCACGCCAGGTCCCCGATGCCGCGCTCGCACCCGGCGCCTTCCTGCCTCGCCAGCTCTTCCAATCGCTTCCACCCGGCCCCCTCCTGCCTGCTTCCTTGCGCCATGAAGCACCACATCGCGGCTCTGTCTTCACCGGCGCCGGCAGGAAGGCCCAAACGCCGAGCTTCTCCGAGCCGGCACAGCTTTCGTCGCACCAAGTCCAGAAGACGTCAATGGTAgctgccaccaccgcctcggACACCCGAAGAGCCGCCTCAACGACTGACGACGACGACTACTTCAGCTCCTCGATGCCATTGTATGACTGGAGCCCTACCCTAACTGCCGACAACACCATGCAGGTAGGAGCAGCTCCACCTGGTTCTCAATTTAATTTGGCAAGATGCTTTGTATCATATTTCTGTTATCAGGCCACAGAATTGAGTCTCTGTATCTTTGATGTTGTTTGCTTTAACCATACAAGCATTGGTTGGTAATATATCAGCAGCATCTTCTGGATCATAATTCTTTGTTTGCTTTGGTAATACAAGCATTGAGCATTCTGGTTTCAGAAGACCATCACTACTTGTTATGTTATCTAGACATCTACGTTTGATGATATTACCTTGCTTTCTGTGGCTTGATTGTCAAAGAATATTAAGTTGGTGTCATGTGAGGCAATATATTTCTTAAATCTTAAGCATTATTGTCTTTGTCAGGATTTCCCTTTGAATTTGTTATATTCATCCTAGGGTACCATTTATATCTAGCTCATTATACATTCTGGGTTATCTTTCTTAATTCTTACAAAGTCAACTGTCATCAGGAGTGAAAATCAGTTCTACATTTATGGACAAGATAGATTGCGGATGAACTGCTTATGGACAATTTTGTTTGGTGCTGATGCCTTTTTGTTTAGTACCTTTCATTTCAGGAGCTTGACCAATTATGAGTTTATTAGGACAAATGTATGAATTAAGCTTATGTTTAGGTCCACTGGTAGCATATATAGGCGATTGGCCTGGCTCTGGTTCTGATCAGGCAATTGGGGCTAATTGATCAACTGCAAACTGGTCGTGCTGTTTTGCCTCACCATTTGTTTGTTCATTGATGTTATTAGTTTTGCACTCTTGACCTAACATACTTCTCCTATGTGTGTTTCTTTTGTTCCCTGCTGTTGACCAGCTACTGTCGACGTTCTGTTTTGGTGTGGGACATTTGCTTCTTCTGAATAAAATTGTTACAAGTTTTGCGATTCCATTTTTCTTGGTAGGTACAGTTGCTGATTGCAATTAAACTTCATTTTCAACTTTAACTACACTCAGCTGGCTGGTGCTTGAGTTGCTATCCACACCTGCAATGTGTTGTTGGTCATCTTCAGTGTTATTTCACTAGTATTATCCTTCACTTGAACACGTATACTGGCATGTTGTATTATGTTTACTACTAAGTAGTAACCTATTCCATGTATTATGTTTCCATTATAGGACCCAATGGACAGTTCTCAGCCA
The nucleotide sequence above comes from Panicum virgatum strain AP13 chromosome 3K, P.virgatum_v5, whole genome shotgun sequence. Encoded proteins:
- the LOC120697009 gene encoding fructose-bisphosphate aldolase-lysine N-methyltransferase, chloroplastic-like; translation: MASVSPAAAAAAVSGPHHARLLLPSSLRRLPRPRPRPRPRLRLAACHADTLLPSSSSSEARAPPATAVGPSAESATDCFVDWLRARGLPPGKVDIRERPVPCLREGGDRPLRYIAAGDALQAGDVAFEVPMSLVVTLERVLGDESVAELLTNNKLSELACLALYLMYEKKQGKDSYWYPYIKELDRHRGRGQLAVESPLLWTESELDYLTGSPLKDEVVARDEAVRREYNELDTVWFMAGSLFQQYPFDIPTEAFPFEIFKQAFVAVQSCVVHLQKVRLARRFTLVPLGPPLLTYKSNCKAMLTADGDSVRLVVDRPYKAGEPIIVWCGPQTNSRLVLNYGFVDEDNPFDRISIEASLNTEDPQYQEKRMVAQRNGKLAIQNFNVYVGKEKETVAEMLPYLRLGYISDPDEMQSILSSEGDTCPVSPCTERAVLDQLVGYLESRLAGYPTTLDEDEAMLADGSLEPKKEVATRLVRLEKKMLHACLQAANEFINDLPDHTVSPCPAPYAPELK